A single window of Pseudomonas marginalis DNA harbors:
- a CDS encoding paraquat-inducible protein A, which produces MPDPVDALEVSDLPLDNLVACHECDLLMRKPMLALGEKAQCPRCGYELYAHRHNVVERSLALVLAALLLYVPANFLPIMQLNLLGQSSEDTVWSGVVGLFDTGMQGVAAVVFLCSMGIPLLKLLCQLAVLLSIRWKIGRSYGLLLYRIYHHMKDWGMLEVYLMGVLVAIVKLADMASITIGLGLVCFVSLLMVQVLLEVVMSPHQIWQALSGEDDHAGD; this is translated from the coding sequence ATGCCGGATCCGGTTGATGCCCTTGAGGTGTCGGATTTACCACTGGACAACTTGGTGGCATGCCATGAGTGCGACTTGCTGATGCGCAAACCCATGCTCGCCCTCGGTGAAAAAGCCCAATGCCCGCGTTGCGGTTATGAACTCTACGCTCACCGCCATAATGTCGTTGAGCGCAGCCTCGCTCTGGTACTCGCCGCGCTGTTGCTCTACGTCCCGGCGAACTTTCTGCCCATCATGCAGCTCAATCTGCTCGGGCAGTCCTCAGAGGACACTGTGTGGAGTGGCGTAGTCGGTCTATTCGATACCGGGATGCAAGGCGTCGCCGCCGTGGTGTTCCTATGCAGCATGGGTATTCCGCTGCTCAAGCTGCTTTGCCAGCTGGCGGTGCTGCTCAGTATTCGTTGGAAGATCGGCCGTAGTTACGGCCTGCTGCTGTACCGCATTTACCACCACATGAAAGATTGGGGAATGTTGGAGGTCTACTTGATGGGCGTACTGGTGGCGATCGTGAAACTCGCCGACATGGCCTCAATCACCATCGGCCTGGGTCTGGTTTGCTTTGTCAGCCTATTAATGGTTCAGGTTCTGCTTGAGGTGGTGATGTCGCCGCACCAGATCTGGCAAGCACTGTCAGGGGAAGATGATCATGCGGGCGATTGA